A single genomic interval of Spirosoma linguale DSM 74 harbors:
- a CDS encoding hypothetical protein (KEGG: sde:Sde_0743 sodium:galactoside symporter) produces MKPTSSQLLNLILIALVFSLTSCSLIREDVGPYQSDTQTYAFTGFDRVDMGSAFNITVQQGNAFAVMVEGDRRNLNDLDVYTRNGTLYARYRISRRREYQTSFTITMPTLRGVDFSGASRSTVSGFSNLENLDITLSGASESQVSVPASRLNLVMSGASVLHLTGRGTSLTSDLSGASLVQAFGYPVEHADVEVSGASKANINVGTSLVVKASGASTVRYRGSPAVRQQLSGASSVQKE; encoded by the coding sequence ATGAAACCAACATCCAGCCAACTGCTCAATCTCATCTTAATCGCTTTAGTATTTAGCCTGACCAGCTGTTCATTAATCCGCGAGGATGTCGGCCCGTATCAGAGCGATACGCAAACGTATGCCTTTACCGGGTTTGACCGGGTCGATATGGGAAGTGCTTTCAATATCACCGTACAGCAGGGGAACGCCTTTGCGGTCATGGTCGAAGGCGACCGGCGCAATCTGAATGACCTGGATGTGTATACGCGTAATGGTACGCTGTATGCCCGGTACCGGATCTCCCGTCGGCGGGAGTACCAGACTTCATTTACGATCACCATGCCAACGCTGCGGGGTGTTGATTTTTCGGGTGCCAGCCGCTCGACGGTTAGTGGTTTTTCCAATCTGGAAAATCTCGACATCACCTTATCGGGTGCTTCCGAAAGTCAGGTTTCGGTTCCGGCCAGTCGGCTGAATCTTGTTATGTCCGGTGCTTCTGTCTTGCATTTAACCGGCCGGGGAACTTCCCTCACAAGCGATCTGTCGGGTGCATCATTAGTACAGGCTTTTGGCTACCCGGTAGAACATGCAGACGTGGAGGTTTCAGGGGCCAGTAAAGCCAACATCAATGTGGGCACCTCACTGGTTGTTAAGGCGAGTGGTGCCAGTACCGTACGTTACCGGGGTTCACCTGCGGTGCGGCAACAACTGAGTGGTGCCAGTTCTGTGCAGAAAGAATAA
- a CDS encoding Mammalian cell entry related domain protein (PFAM: Mammalian cell entry related domain protein~KEGG: gur:Gura_1243 hypothetical protein): protein MSTESNKRSVVVGIFVLLGIIIFVAGVFVLGGQQKRFTKSFKLMAVFKDVGGLKVGNNVWFSGVKIGTVKRISFYGNAQVEVDMNIEESSQQYIRKDADATISSDGLIGNKIVVIAGGTTSHPQVEDGDRIKTSAALSSDQIMATLQENNNNLLKVTNDFKELVGNLRRGKGTVGAVLTDSMVAENFKKAMRNLELASGNTVKMTGSVSQFAARLNTKGTLAHELVTDTTVFRRLSRSAASLEGAAKSANTTVATLGQTSQNLNRASEKLNNTNSPLGVLLTDQETAANLRTTLKNLSQGSVLLNEDLKAAQSNFLLRGFFKKKSKEEAKKKADSTAAVQP from the coding sequence ATGAGTACAGAATCGAACAAACGCTCCGTTGTCGTTGGCATCTTTGTCCTGCTGGGCATCATCATTTTCGTTGCCGGGGTGTTTGTACTGGGCGGTCAACAAAAACGCTTTACGAAAAGCTTTAAACTCATGGCTGTTTTCAAAGACGTGGGTGGCCTCAAAGTCGGTAACAACGTCTGGTTTTCGGGCGTTAAAATCGGTACCGTTAAGCGAATAAGCTTTTACGGCAACGCGCAGGTCGAAGTCGACATGAACATTGAGGAAAGCTCACAGCAGTATATCCGGAAAGACGCCGATGCGACGATCAGCTCCGACGGTCTGATTGGTAACAAGATTGTTGTGATTGCGGGCGGCACCACCAGCCATCCACAGGTGGAAGACGGCGACCGTATTAAAACATCGGCCGCATTAAGTTCCGACCAGATCATGGCAACCCTGCAGGAAAACAACAATAACCTGCTCAAAGTAACCAACGATTTCAAAGAACTGGTTGGCAACCTCCGGCGTGGCAAAGGCACGGTAGGCGCTGTTCTAACCGATTCGATGGTAGCCGAGAACTTCAAGAAGGCGATGCGTAACCTGGAACTGGCCTCCGGTAATACCGTAAAAATGACAGGTTCCGTTTCGCAGTTTGCCGCTCGCCTGAATACGAAAGGGACACTGGCCCATGAGTTAGTGACCGATACCACGGTGTTCCGACGCTTGAGCCGCTCCGCAGCCTCCCTTGAGGGCGCGGCTAAATCAGCTAATACAACGGTAGCTACGCTTGGGCAAACGTCACAAAACCTGAACCGGGCTTCGGAGAAGCTGAACAACACGAATAGCCCGCTAGGGGTACTGCTCACCGATCAGGAAACGGCCGCCAATCTCCGGACTACGTTGAAGAACTTAAGTCAGGGGTCCGTTTTACTCAATGAAGATCTCAAAGCGGCTCAAAGTAATTTCCTGCTGCGCGGTTTCTTTAAGAAAAAATCTAAAGAAGAAGCCAAAAAGAAAGCGGATAGTACAGCAGCCGTTCAGCCATAA
- a CDS encoding ABC transporter related protein (PFAM: ABC transporter related~SMART: AAA ATPase~KEGG: nis:NIS_1034 ABC transporter, ATP-binding protein) codes for MTSSTESVISIKGLRKSFGDLHVLRGVDLEVNRGENVAVLGRSGTGKSVLIKLMVGLLKPDAGSILVLGQDVQTLQGKELDLFRQKVGFSFQSSALYDSMSIRENLEFPLVRNVRNLSRGEIDKAVEEALDDVGLSQTINQMPSELSGGQRKRIGIARTLILKPDIMLYDEPTAGLDPITSIEINNLINEVRERFGATSIIITHDLTCAKTTGDRVAMLLDGKFERVGPFDEVFADPDERIQQFYNYKFVN; via the coding sequence ATGACATCATCTACTGAATCAGTCATTTCAATTAAAGGGCTCCGAAAGTCCTTCGGTGATCTGCACGTCCTGCGGGGAGTCGATCTGGAAGTAAACCGGGGCGAAAACGTAGCCGTACTCGGCCGGTCCGGCACGGGTAAGTCAGTGTTGATCAAGCTGATGGTTGGCCTGCTCAAACCAGATGCCGGCAGTATCCTTGTTCTTGGGCAGGATGTTCAAACATTACAGGGAAAGGAACTGGACTTATTTCGGCAAAAAGTGGGCTTCTCGTTTCAGAGCAGCGCCCTGTATGACAGCATGAGTATCCGCGAAAATCTTGAGTTTCCGCTGGTGCGGAACGTCCGGAACCTGAGCCGCGGAGAGATTGACAAAGCGGTTGAAGAAGCCCTCGACGATGTGGGCCTGTCGCAAACCATCAACCAGATGCCATCAGAGCTATCAGGTGGGCAGCGCAAGCGGATCGGCATTGCCCGAACGTTGATCCTGAAGCCCGATATCATGCTCTACGACGAGCCAACGGCTGGTTTGGACCCGATTACGAGTATTGAAATCAATAACCTCATCAACGAAGTTCGGGAGCGGTTTGGGGCTACATCCATCATCATTACCCACGACCTGACCTGCGCCAAAACTACCGGCGACCGGGTAGCTATGCTGCTCGACGGAAAGTTTGAGCGGGTGGGTCCATTTGACGAGGTCTTTGCCGACCCGGATGAGCGGATACAGCAGTTTTACAATTACAAGTTTGTGAATTAA
- a CDS encoding protein of unknown function DUF140 (PFAM: protein of unknown function DUF140~KEGG: rpr:RP096 hypothetical protein), protein MQSDTTKPTDRASDRPVVTRRLDRFLLGLADVSSFIGRFFREALLPPYEFKEIVRQCYEVGFRSLLLISTTGFITGIVFTNQSRPSLSEFGATSWLPSLIAIAIVRALGPLVTALIAAGKVGSSIGAELGSMNVTEQIDAMEVSGTDPFKFLVVTRVLATSFTIPLLTMYTIFVGLIGAYINVNQNEQTSFTSFMQEVFGAITYLDIFASVLKSIVFGFTIGMVGCYKGYHSSKGTEGVGKAANSAVVTSMFLVFIEELLSLQIVGAIRGS, encoded by the coding sequence ATGCAGTCTGATACTACAAAACCTACTGATCGTGCTTCAGATCGGCCCGTTGTTACCCGGCGGCTTGATAGATTTTTACTTGGTTTAGCGGATGTTTCGTCGTTTATCGGCCGTTTCTTTCGGGAAGCGCTGCTGCCTCCCTACGAATTTAAAGAGATTGTTCGCCAATGCTACGAAGTCGGTTTCCGTTCGTTGCTGTTGATTTCCACAACGGGCTTTATTACGGGTATTGTCTTCACGAATCAGTCCCGCCCGTCTTTGTCTGAATTTGGCGCTACGTCGTGGCTGCCCTCGCTCATTGCCATTGCCATTGTTCGGGCGCTGGGGCCGCTTGTAACGGCACTCATTGCTGCGGGTAAAGTGGGGTCGAGCATTGGCGCAGAATTAGGATCGATGAACGTAACCGAGCAGATCGACGCTATGGAAGTTTCCGGCACCGACCCCTTCAAATTCCTGGTCGTTACCCGTGTACTGGCCACGTCGTTTACCATTCCGTTACTAACGATGTACACCATTTTTGTGGGTCTCATCGGTGCGTATATCAACGTTAACCAGAACGAACAAACCAGCTTTACGTCGTTCATGCAGGAAGTATTCGGCGCAATTACCTACCTGGATATTTTTGCCTCCGTGCTGAAATCAATCGTCTTTGGCTTTACCATTGGCATGGTTGGCTGCTACAAAGGCTATCATTCATCAAAAGGCACCGAAGGCGTAGGTAAGGCGGCTAACTCAGCCGTTGTTACATCCATGTTTCTAGTATTCATCGAAGAACTCCTTTCGCTTCAAATCGTAGGAGCGATTCGGGGAAGTTAA
- a CDS encoding conserved hypothetical protein (KEGG: dat:HRM2_40480 hypothetical protein), which yields MITIGRINTLTALRETSVGFFLGDLSDRRTQDFNNDILLPNKYVPDTLAVDDDIDVFVYTDSEDRPIATTLTPAIQRDEFASLQVVAVTSAGAFLDWGLEKDLLVPHREQARPMEVGQWYVVFMYLDESTNRLVASSKVSRFLDEDVRDLQVGDEVQLLAYELTDLGVNVIINNRYKGLVYSNEIFRTVRPGDPLIGYIKNIRDDNRVDVSLQRMGYENVEPNARRILATLKAENGFLPLTDNTSPEVIYETLEMSKKTFKKAIGTLYRERKIVLEEKGIRLV from the coding sequence ATGATCACTATTGGACGAATAAATACCCTGACAGCCCTGCGCGAAACAAGCGTTGGGTTTTTCCTTGGCGACCTGTCGGATCGACGGACGCAGGACTTCAACAACGATATACTGTTGCCCAACAAATACGTACCCGATACGCTTGCCGTCGACGACGATATTGATGTGTTCGTGTATACCGATTCGGAAGACCGACCCATTGCCACAACTCTGACACCAGCCATCCAGCGGGATGAGTTTGCCAGTTTACAGGTAGTGGCGGTTACCAGCGCGGGTGCTTTTCTGGACTGGGGGCTCGAAAAAGATTTACTGGTGCCCCACCGCGAACAGGCCCGGCCTATGGAAGTGGGCCAGTGGTACGTTGTCTTTATGTACCTCGATGAAAGTACAAACCGGCTGGTAGCGTCGAGTAAAGTAAGTCGCTTCCTGGACGAAGACGTACGCGATCTGCAAGTTGGCGATGAAGTACAGCTGCTGGCCTACGAACTAACCGACCTCGGGGTCAATGTAATTATCAATAACCGATATAAAGGGCTGGTATACAGTAATGAAATCTTCCGGACGGTCCGCCCCGGTGATCCGCTGATTGGGTATATCAAGAATATTCGGGATGATAACCGGGTGGATGTAAGTCTGCAACGGATGGGCTATGAGAACGTGGAGCCCAACGCCCGGCGCATTCTGGCTACACTGAAAGCCGAGAATGGTTTTCTGCCCCTAACGGATAACACCTCGCCCGAAGTAATTTATGAAACGCTCGAAATGAGCAAGAAAACGTTCAAGAAAGCCATCGGAACGCTGTATCGGGAGCGTAAAATCGTTCTGGAAGAGAAAGGCATCCGGCTGGTTTAA
- a CDS encoding Lytic transglycosylase catalytic (PFAM: Lytic transglycosylase catalytic~KEGG: dat:HRM2_18830 predicted membrane-bound peptidoglycan-binding family protein), with translation MAIIRPAVTVAAKLIAPGVGSTALPNLHPTKTSAVTRSDATSLLTRRPDVSAMLAPVATNAPELPLLDVNFCGECLPLDQTDVVDRWKHVFTLFRSHASDLGNLRQRAEAFFPIIDPILEEYEIPDDFRYVPLAESALRPKAVSRAGAAGYWQLMPATARALGLKVSGKTDERFNVQKATVAACRYLRKLYDQLGSWSLVAAAYNAGPGYMKNQLKRDDHRDYYRMSLPRETRYYLYRVLLYKEVLSRPDDYSSYLSPETQTAYHPFNRFILERAS, from the coding sequence ATGGCCATTATTCGACCGGCTGTCACTGTTGCGGCTAAGCTTATTGCACCAGGTGTCGGCTCTACCGCCCTTCCCAATCTCCACCCTACCAAAACCAGTGCAGTAACCCGGTCCGATGCGACCTCCCTCCTAACCCGCCGACCTGATGTGTCGGCAATGCTTGCTCCTGTCGCAACAAACGCACCCGAGTTACCGCTCCTCGATGTTAACTTCTGTGGCGAATGTTTACCGCTCGACCAAACGGATGTTGTTGACCGCTGGAAACATGTGTTCACGCTTTTCCGGAGCCATGCCAGCGATTTGGGTAATCTTCGCCAGCGGGCCGAGGCTTTTTTTCCAATAATTGACCCTATTCTGGAGGAATACGAGATTCCGGACGATTTTCGATATGTCCCTCTGGCCGAGAGTGCATTACGACCCAAAGCCGTTTCGCGGGCTGGTGCGGCAGGATACTGGCAATTGATGCCAGCTACTGCCCGTGCGTTAGGGCTCAAAGTAAGTGGCAAAACTGATGAACGGTTCAATGTTCAGAAAGCCACCGTTGCTGCCTGTCGGTATCTGCGCAAATTATACGACCAGCTAGGCTCTTGGTCGCTGGTTGCTGCAGCTTATAACGCCGGGCCAGGCTACATGAAAAATCAGCTCAAACGGGACGATCACCGCGACTATTACCGGATGAGTTTGCCCCGCGAAACCCGGTATTACTTGTATCGGGTGCTTCTCTACAAGGAAGTCTTGTCCCGCCCGGATGATTACTCGTCTTATTTATCCCCCGAAACGCAAACGGCCTATCATCCGTTTAACCGGTTTATTCTGGAACGTGCCAGTTAG
- a CDS encoding beta-lactamase (PFAM: beta-lactamase~KEGG: mrd:Mrad2831_2416 beta-lactamase), whose amino-acid sequence MPSKLIFLFFLVSTIVVAQKKVTPKASPYFPAAHQWLRKTPAEMGLSAGKIQEAIAFHRENEIKNPRSMEQSHYQSFGKEPFGYAVGPFADRGEPTGVIVYKGYIVAEWGEPQRCDITHSVTKSFLSTVVGLAVDKGLIRSVNDTVAGYVPPIELYNQPVTRPADEFGKPELITPFQTPHNRTITWDHMLRQTSDWEGTLWGKPDWADRPDPDAAKWLNRKRNQPGAVYEYNDVRVNALALAATSVWRKPLPQVLKENVMDAIGASNTWRWAGYRNSWIVLDGQAVQSVSGGGHWGGGMFINALDMARFGLLTLNKGNWNGQQLISEQWINQSRTPTPAQPTYGYMNYFLNTDKKLLPSASASSYYHLGNGTNMIYVDTEHDLVMVVRWIDTKAMDGIVKRVLDAFQK is encoded by the coding sequence ATGCCATCGAAGTTAATTTTCCTGTTTTTTCTGGTAAGTACCATCGTTGTTGCCCAAAAGAAAGTTACTCCCAAAGCCAGCCCGTATTTTCCGGCCGCCCACCAATGGCTTCGCAAAACCCCCGCCGAAATGGGATTATCGGCAGGCAAAATTCAGGAAGCTATTGCGTTTCATCGGGAGAATGAAATAAAGAATCCCCGCAGCATGGAGCAGTCGCATTACCAGTCGTTTGGCAAAGAACCGTTTGGGTATGCCGTCGGGCCTTTTGCCGACCGGGGCGAACCGACGGGGGTTATCGTCTACAAAGGCTACATTGTGGCTGAATGGGGCGAACCGCAGCGCTGCGACATTACGCATAGCGTGACCAAAAGCTTTCTGTCGACCGTTGTTGGCTTGGCAGTCGATAAAGGACTGATTCGGAGCGTAAACGATACCGTTGCTGGCTATGTGCCGCCCATTGAGTTGTACAATCAACCCGTTACACGTCCCGCCGACGAGTTTGGCAAACCCGAACTAATCACCCCCTTCCAAACCCCGCATAACCGCACCATCACCTGGGACCACATGCTGCGCCAAACCAGCGATTGGGAGGGAACCCTTTGGGGTAAGCCCGACTGGGCCGACCGTCCTGACCCGGATGCCGCCAAATGGCTGAACCGCAAACGCAATCAGCCCGGTGCCGTCTATGAATACAACGATGTTCGGGTAAATGCCCTGGCCCTGGCCGCGACCAGCGTCTGGCGCAAACCCCTTCCGCAGGTGCTCAAGGAAAACGTAATGGATGCCATCGGCGCATCGAACACCTGGCGCTGGGCGGGCTACCGGAATTCGTGGATCGTGCTGGATGGTCAGGCCGTGCAATCGGTGAGTGGAGGTGGCCACTGGGGCGGGGGTATGTTCATCAACGCGCTCGATATGGCCCGTTTCGGCTTGCTGACGCTGAATAAAGGGAATTGGAACGGACAGCAGTTGATTTCTGAACAATGGATCAACCAGTCGAGAACACCAACCCCCGCCCAGCCTACGTATGGTTACATGAACTACTTCCTGAATACCGATAAAAAGTTGCTGCCATCGGCATCGGCCAGTAGCTATTACCATCTGGGTAATGGCACTAACATGATTTATGTCGATACGGAACACGATCTGGTAATGGTCGTTCGCTGGATTGACACAAAAGCGATGGACGGTATTGTAAAACGGGTACTGGATGCATTTCAGAAGTAG
- a CDS encoding beta-lactamase (PFAM: beta-lactamase~KEGG: ade:Adeh_1749 beta-lactamase): protein MNRTLQIMATTFFVVTSLSGKAQTARDKMLARANELSLKTPYKGPPGDALSHHTSGYAKIMCSAVFITGLKPDFAAENVGYFTSPYEERAKVGKPVVDYNRKSVSITLPNGLTRTAIYTGDQGCVTLPEGRTSLSYKPVKVPRNLPDAAKTPWPMGDVLPTGPMPAEIDMAKVTQAINAAFEPAEAQTAAFVVTYKGRIIAERYGEGITKDTPLESWSMGKSLSATVLGILMNKGVYTLEQPAPIPQWQGKGDPRAKIRIMDIMHMSSGLYCRAPQDPDYDPALGYPDHLYLYTDAGNSFDYAANLPQQWLPNTVGRYRNSDPVLTNYLNRLGIEKIGEVYHTFPQRALFDRIGVRTMVMETDPSGNFLTQGYEFASGRDWARLGNLYLQDGVWNGERLLAPGFTKFVSTLAEPWVADGRPIYGGLFWINGDGARPIPKEAYMMLGAGGQSVTIIPSHELVVVRLGHYKGAQAGGKALNNAYALLMEAVPATKK from the coding sequence ATGAACCGAACGCTACAAATCATGGCAACGACGTTTTTTGTCGTCACCTCCTTGTCAGGCAAGGCGCAGACAGCACGCGATAAGATGCTGGCGCGGGCAAACGAACTATCGTTAAAAACGCCTTACAAAGGCCCGCCGGGCGATGCACTGTCGCACCACACCTCGGGTTACGCAAAGATCATGTGTTCGGCCGTGTTCATTACGGGACTGAAGCCCGATTTTGCGGCTGAAAATGTCGGTTATTTTACGAGTCCATACGAAGAGCGGGCTAAAGTCGGGAAACCCGTTGTCGATTACAACCGGAAATCAGTGTCGATCACCCTGCCGAACGGGCTTACCCGAACGGCCATCTACACCGGCGATCAGGGCTGCGTCACCTTGCCAGAAGGACGAACCTCCTTGTCTTACAAACCGGTAAAAGTCCCACGTAATCTGCCTGACGCTGCCAAAACGCCCTGGCCGATGGGCGATGTGCTACCTACCGGCCCCATGCCCGCCGAGATTGACATGGCTAAGGTGACGCAGGCGATCAATGCCGCCTTTGAACCCGCCGAAGCGCAGACGGCGGCTTTTGTGGTCACGTATAAAGGCCGGATCATTGCCGAACGTTATGGCGAGGGCATCACGAAAGATACTCCGTTGGAAAGCTGGTCGATGGGCAAAAGTCTGTCGGCTACCGTATTGGGCATTCTCATGAACAAGGGGGTCTATACACTCGAACAACCGGCACCTATTCCGCAGTGGCAGGGCAAAGGCGATCCAAGGGCCAAAATCAGAATTATGGACATTATGCACATGTCCAGTGGTTTATACTGCCGGGCCCCACAGGACCCCGACTATGATCCCGCACTTGGTTACCCCGACCATTTGTACCTCTATACCGATGCGGGTAATTCGTTTGATTACGCGGCTAACCTGCCCCAGCAATGGTTGCCCAATACGGTAGGTCGCTACCGGAATTCCGACCCTGTGCTGACCAATTACCTGAATCGGCTGGGTATTGAAAAAATTGGGGAAGTATATCATACGTTTCCGCAACGGGCTTTATTCGACAGGATCGGGGTGCGTACGATGGTCATGGAAACGGATCCCTCTGGCAACTTCCTGACCCAGGGCTATGAGTTTGCGTCGGGCCGGGACTGGGCGCGGCTGGGTAACCTGTATCTACAGGATGGCGTTTGGAACGGTGAGCGGCTTCTGGCTCCCGGCTTTACCAAATTTGTAAGCACCCTGGCCGAACCCTGGGTTGCCGATGGGCGGCCCATTTACGGCGGTCTGTTCTGGATCAACGGCGATGGGGCCCGGCCCATTCCAAAGGAGGCCTACATGATGTTGGGCGCGGGTGGCCAATCCGTAACGATCATTCCTTCGCATGAGTTGGTTGTTGTTCGGCTGGGGCATTACAAAGGGGCGCAGGCGGGCGGCAAAGCATTAAATAACGCCTATGCGCTGCTTATGGAAGCGGTGCCCGCCACAAAAAAGTAA